Genomic segment of Streptomyces longhuiensis:
CTGCAGCTTCAGCCGTCTTGGCACGGAGGAGTTGAGCCAAGCGCACCGCTTCATCAGGGCCCCAGAGCGCGAGTTGGCTCGTGCAGGACTGCAAAGTAAAGACGTGGTTTGTGAGTTCGTCGCGTTCGGCGTCGGGAAAACTGCCTCCGCGACGTATCACAGCAGCTGCTCGCTTCAGCGTGTCCTCTGCCGCCGAGTGAGCATCAAGTAGCTTCGTGCAGGCCTGCTGCCGCTGCTCCCGTACCCATTGAAGATGTTCCACTGTGGCTTGACGCTCTACTTGGACGAGCGCCGCTTCAACAGCCTTCGCTCCGCCGATTCTCGCGCCTCGCACACCCGCCATTGCGCCAACTGCCGCGCCAACGAGCGCGCCTCCGGTGCCCACGATGCCGGCAACTACCCCCGCTAGCCCTTGATCCATGCACGCATCATCCTCGACAGCAAGCTGGTCAGTCGAGACACACCCCAAGTCGCTTACCTATCAGCCAAGTTGCCCCGTCGCTGTCTGTGGAAGCAACTAGCCTTTGATCATGACGATCTCCCCCTCCTCATTCCAGCCTGGAGACATCCGGACACGTGCCGACATCCGCAAGGAACTGGGTGGCAGCCCACAAGGTGGCATCACTCCGTCCAAGGAGAAGAAGACCGTGGTCCTCTACTCGGACATCGGCTCAGGAGAGCAGTATGGGTACCGCGATGGATGGCTCCGCGAAGAGGACCATTTCGGCCCCGTCTACGAATATACCGGCGCAGGAACCCTGGGCGATCAGGTTTTTTCTGGAGGGAATGCATCGATTTTACGGCACGCCATAGATGGACGCACTCTACATTTGTTCATTGCGCACGGCAAAGTGCGAGGAAGTGATACTAAAACACACCGATATATTGGCGCCTTTAAACTGGATGCAAGTGAACCATACATCGTCCGCCAGGCACGAGATGAGGACAAAAAGAATCGCGATGTAATCGTCTTCCGTCTTCGCCCGATCGGCACCTTCTTTCGATTGGAAGCCGACGAGATTCCGCCCGCGAAGAAGACCACGGTTTCTTTCATTCGCTCCCGGATGCGTCGGCGACTGGAGGAGCCCAAGGACGTCAGAGACACCCGTCAACGGGATATGTCAGCAGCGATAATTGCCTCACGCAATCGAGAGGACCTGGTCGCCGACTACGAGGAAACTCTCAGCCAGCGACAACACCACTTCGGGCGACTGGAGATACAGGTCAGAGACATTGAAGAGACTCTCCAAGCCTCCTTGTACGACGAAAGCGCACACACGCTTTACGAACCAGCGGGGAGCGCGTCACGCCAGGCTCTCAAGGATGCGTTGGTGCAACTTATAGATATCAGCAGGCATCTAAACTCGATAGAGAACGGCATGCCACTACGCTGCATGGTATTGGCACCCGAGCTACCCGGCGAAGATATCCGCCAGCTCCTCACCCTGCACAACGTAGGGATAGTTTACCGCGACGAAAACGGCGACCTGACAGAGCTCCAAGGCACCGGGCAGAATCCCCTTCCAGGGGGCACATCTAGAGGCATTTCATGTCTCGACTGTCCGGCTCGCTTGAATTGATCAGATAACAAACAGCAGCTTGCGCAGCCCGCACCACGGACGTAGCTGCACCACAGGTTCCCGATCGGGAGGTGTGACAGCGTTGCGATGACTGTCATACCTCCGGCGCGAAAGGTCAGAAGTGAAAACTTCCGGCCTTGACCGCTGTGATGAACGAGGACCAGCCCGTTGAAGGGAAGACCAGTGCGGGCCCGTTCGGGGTCTTGGAGTCGCGGACGGGGACGCCTGCGGGGTGGTGGTCCAGGACTTCCAGGCAGCTGCCGCCCTGGTCGTTGCTGTGGGACGACTTCCGCCAGCCCTTCAGTGACGCCGCGTGCGGGATGCTTCTGTCAGTCATGGCGTTCGTAGTCCCTTGCTGTTGCCCTGAGTAGAGCCAATGATTCCTTGAGTGGCAGCGCGTTGCCCAGGGCGAAATCGTAGCGATGTTGCAGCTCCTGAACCACGGATGGGCTGTCGTGGATCTTCCCCATGTACAGCCCCTCGCCGTACGCCATGGGTGGCTGATCCTCGAACCACATCAGGGTGAGCATGTTGTTCAGCAGGGGATGGATGCCCAACGTGAAGGGCAGTACGTGGAGTTGGATCCGGCCGACTTCGACGAGGCTCGTGAGATGACCGATCTGCTCCGCCATGACGTGCGGGCCGCCGATTTGGCGGCGCAGTACGGCTTCATCCAGTAATGCCCACACTACGGGCGCCACTGGATCCGCAAGGATCTTTGCTCGCTCAAGGCGTGTGACAAGGCGCCTGTCACGCTCCTCTTGCCCCACAGGAGGGAACGACGTACCCAGAACCGCTCGTGCGTACCTTTCCGTTTGGAGGATGCCTGGGATGAAGGACAGCGCGAACTCGCGGATGATGGTGGCCTGCTGTTCGAGCTGGAGGGCTGTCTCGAAGTACTCTGCGACCGCCGCGTCTTCCGCCGGCAGGAAACTGCTGAGCACATTCCCCGTGCCCAACGCCTTGTCCAGCCGCCGCGCGTCCTCCTTTGACGGAAGACGACGCCCTGCCTCGATGTGTGCGATGTGCGAACGCGTCATGATCGCCCGGTCAGCCAGCTCCTGTTGCGTCAAGCCTGCCGCCTCACGCTGAGCCCTGAACCAATCCCCATAGGTGCTACTCATCGTCAACTCCCGTGTGACAGAGGCCTAGTCACCACAAACCCCCTGGTGAGCGTAACCCTCGCCGTACCACTCTGTGAGTGGATCGCTACACAGCGATGTCCATGCAGGTCGACCTGCCCTCGGGCATGGAAGACCCCCGCGACCGTCCTCGAAACGGCCCGGGGGCATGGCCACCAACTTCACAGGAGTTGATGACGTGTTGGACCTTATCGCCCGCTTCATCGAGGCGCTGCTCCGGCTTGTATGGCCCGCCTCCGGGCGGCACCGGCAGCACACGGGGGCACCGCCACCCAGCCCCGCGCCCACAGCCCCCACCGCGCCTCGCCGCCCCTCCCCGCACACGGCCCCCCTCCGCGGTGAAGACTCCCGGCTCGTCCGCCCCTACCTCCTCGCCCACGAGCAGCGCGAGCAGGCGAAGCGCCAGCGAGGTCACCGCCGCGCCCTGTGGCTCGCCGTGCACGGGGTGGATATCGGCCCGCGCCGCATCCACGGTGTTGAGGTGGTCGCGTGACCCACCAGAGTCACGACGCCACAACCGTCAGCCGGCCCCGCCTCCTCCCCTGGTCCAGCCTGGACGGGAAACCCTGCTACCTCGTAGGCGACGGCAGCGGCAACAGCCACCTCGCCCGCCTGGCCGACAACGTCGAATCCGTGCAGCTCGACATGGCGGAAGAACTCCTCGACCACGCCGCCGATCTCCTTGCCGTCGACGTCGACAGCAAGGCCACCGCGCACCAACTCCACTTCCTGGCAGCCCGATTGGTCGAGACACTGCACGACGTGCACCGCATCGCCCGTAGCAGAGGCGCCCGCCTCACCGTGCCTGATGACGATGACGATGACGATGACGACGAGCCGGTCGACGCCGAGTTGCAGACGAGTACGGGTAGGTCGATGAGAGACAGCCGATAACGCCCGCTCCCCGCGCAGCGTCCGTCAGGGCTGGTCGTACCAAGTGAACGAGGCGATGCGCCAGCCCTCCGGCGTGCGGACGAACTGGATGGACTTCGTGCCGCCGCCCTCGAACGGTTCGCCGTTCATGACGCCCGACTTGCGGTACTCGCCGAAGCGCGCCGCGATGTCGCCCGCGATCTGGGTCCGCTCACTCGTCTCCCACTCGGAGAACTCGACCAGCCGGCCGTCCGACAGCAGCTTCCGGCGCGGCTCGATGAACTCGTCCACCGTGTAGGCCGTGGTCGCCGAGCCGGTGCTCACGATCAACGCGCCCGGGATGGTGAGCCGGCGGATCCGGTCGACGTCCGCCTCACTGCCGCCCCTGTTGTCGAACGCCCCGAAGAACTCGGCCGTGATCGCGTCTATTTCGGTCTTGGTGGTGCTTGTCGTCTCGGACATGGCCGGGACAGTAGCACCCAGCCGGACGGACCTGTCGGGGCGACGGTTCGGTCGCTCCGCAGGTCTGCTGGAGGTGCCTAACTCTCGTGAGTTGCAAGGTTTTTGGAGACCGCCGACGACCAATCCAGGCTGACGGCCGGACCTCCCGCCGGTGAGTTCCGGCCGACCCGTGCTCACGGCGAGACGAGGGGGCGGAGACTGGCTGGGTGCGGGTGCCGAGGCCCTACTCGCCGCCCTGCCCCCGCCCCTCCCCGTAATCCGCCACGAAGCCTCCCCCGCCCACCTGCTCCGCCACCCGCGCCAGCCAGCCGCTCGGGGAGTACGGCGACGGGGGGTCGACCTCCATGCCCAGTTCCGTCAGCGCCAGCGCGTAGTCCGACTCGTCCAGGGGCAGGGCCAGCAGTTCGTGGAGCTCTCCCGCCAGGCGGGCCTTGAGGTGGGGGTCGGTGGTGGTGATGTAGTCCGTGGTCGCCGCGTCGTGGTCGGCGAACTCGTCCGGCATGTCCTGGGAGAACCAGCCACCGAGGAACTGCGCCGCCTCCGGGAAGCGGGCGCGCCACTCCCAGTGGGTCAAGGGTGCTGAAGGGGGCGGGACTTCGCCTTCTTCGATGCTCTGCTTGATGTGGTCGGCGAGGATGGCCAGCCAGCCCTGGATGTCGCCCTCGGGCAGCCCGACGTCCGGGACCGGGTAGAACTCGCCCAGGCGCAGGCGCACTCGGCCCGGAGGGTTGCGGGAGTACTCGCGCAGCTGCGTCTCGGCGGTGGCCAGCGCCCAGGGGCGGGTGTGCCAGGTGTGGCGCAGGTAGGCGGTGAGGGCGGTGCTCGGCTTGTCCTCGGTGTCGTCGGCGGACTGGCCGTCGTAGGCGCGCATCACCTGGTCCAACTCGCCGTAACGTCGGTCGTGTTCGAGGGGTTTCATGGGCACGGCTACGGCGTCCTCTACGGGGTGATACGGATACGGCTGGCTACAGGTAGACCGGGAACGTGGCGTGCACGACGAAGCCGTGCGGGCTCGCGTCGTCCCGCTTGAGGATGACGCGCGCGGCCCGTACGTCGACGGGGTCGCGGCCCGCCAGCATCATCGCCTGGAGCAGGACCCGGCCGACCGGGTCCGGGCGGGACGGCCACGCGGCCTCGATGGCGAGGCGGGAGCGGGTCGACTGCGCGAGCCAGCGGTGGATGAGCTGCTCGTTGGCGGTGACCACCTGCTGGGTGGCCCACTGCGCGGTCTCGCGGTCGGGGTAGGTGGCGGAGCGGGTCGGGTGTGCGGTCATGAGTGCTCTCGCTGCATGTGCTCGTTGGTGGTGGCGATGAGTTCCTGGAGCCGGTCGCGGGTGGCCCAGTACAGGTGCCGCTTGAGCCCGTCCGGGCCCGGGAAGAGGACCAGCGCGCGCTGCGCCTCGGTGGTGTAGGACGCGGCACGCTCAGCGCAATAGGGGTGTTCGTTCGTCACCGCCGACCGCACCACGTCCGCGAATTCCTGATCCCCTTCGTCCATGAGGATCGCGTCGAATCCGAAGAGGTAGGGGAAGGTCAGCTGGAATTCCCAGCCCGACATCGGGAGTTCGTCGTACTCGGGTGAGGGCTCGCGGTCGAGGATTCGTACGATCTCGGCGAGCATCCGCAGATACTCCGCCGGGTCCACGTCGCCGACCGCTCGCTCCGCCTTTTCCCGGAACTCCGGCGGGAAGGGGGTGAGTCCTTCGCCGCGTTCCACGGAATCCGCCGCGAATTCAAGAACTCCGGAAGCCGCGTAGACGGAACAGTTCCAGTTCGCGATCCAGTTGCCGCGGACGGTGCGGATGTAGCGCCGGATCTCGTCGTCGAGAGACAGCTCGCCCTTGGACTCCTGCGCCTTGACGGCGAGATCGAGGAGTCGCGGCGCCGGGCCGTCCGAGAACAGTGAGGCTGGGAAGGACTGCACGTCGACCACCTCTCCTAGGGTCCCTTGTGCGGCATGGCAGTGAGCACGATGAAGGGCGGGTGAAGGCCTTCCTTGTAGATCAGGCGGACCTGCACCCAGCTCTTGTCGTCGGCTTTGGCACTCATGCCGTCAGCATCATAGTCGTCACGCGAGACGCTGCGACCCGTGGACTGACCCGCGAATTCCTTGTAGATCGGAGGCTGGATCTCCGATTTGTTCGGGTCGTAGTTCGGGTTGTTCTGGATCTTCTTCTCGACGCTCTCGATCCACTTGTCGATGCGGTCGGCGTTGTTGATGTCCTCGATCGCCGCGGTGGTGAATTTCTGGGCGGACGCGAGGTCCTTGAACGTCGAAGCGGCGGGTGCACCGGCCTGATCACGGAGCCGCATTCTCAGCTGGTCGTCGGTGAGGCCGACATGCTTGTCGATGGGATGGCTTCCGTAGAGGCCTTCCTGATTCGCCAGGTCCAGCGGATAGAACATGTTGTCCGGGTCCTGCCCCGGAACGGTGAAGTGGTGCTCTTTTTTGTAGTCGTTCAGCGAGCGCGCGCCGAAGGCCTCCGCGCGCGCCTCCTCCGCCGCGTATGTCGGCGCGGCTCGGTGCGCCTCGTCCAACGCCTCCATGAGCGCGTCGAGTCGGGGCCAGAGCGCGTTCACGCGGCGGTTGTACTCCTCCACGACGCGGTTGAGCGCGGCTGTGTCGATGTTGAGCGTGATCTCGACGCTCAACTCCGCGCCGCCCTTGGCGAGGCCCTTGAGGAAGCGGCCCACGCCCTTCGCGCCCTCCTTGAGGTCCTTGAGGTCGACGCCGTCACTGAGGTCGATGTCGCCGACGGCCTTCTTGACCGCGTCGAAGTAGATGTCCCAGACCTCGCCGTTCACGTACACCGCCGCCTCGGCGAACTCGCGCAGCAGGTCGCTGATCTTCATCGCGGTGTCGAACAGGACGGTCATGACCGGGTGGCTCGGCTTCTGGTTGGCGGCCGAGTCGTGCTTCCACTCGTAGTTCGCCGTCGTCGTGCCCCAGGCCGTACTGCCCCACAGCGAGCTGCAGAACTGGCGCATGGCGTCGTGCCATTCGCTGTTGCTCTGCTGGGTGATGCTGTACATCTGGCCCGTCAGATTGCCCTCGGCCCAGGACAGCGCCTTCGTCATGTCCGCCCAGGACTGCGACAGCGAGTTGAGGTAGTGCTGCTGTGGATACGGGTAGACCTCGGCGACCTTGCCCCAGCGGAAGGCGTGTTCGAGCAGCGGGCGGATGACGTGCCAGACGACGTCCGGGATGCACTCCAGGAGCGAGCGGATGAAGTCGTCGCCGCCGTCGTCGTCGCCCCACTTCAGGTCGGGGACCGATCCGTAGTCCGGGGCCTTGTCGATGACGACGGGCGGAGGCTGCGTCTGGGGCTTGGTCTTGCCCGAGGCGTCGTTGGCGGCCTCCGCCTTGGAGTAGTTGTTCGCGGTGGTGGCGAAGCCGACCGCGGCGCCTCCGATACTGACGACGGCCTTGGCCCACACCTCGAGGTAGCGGTTGCCGGCCTTGAGGTAGGAGGCGGCGAAGGCCTGCGGGGCCGTGCCGTAGCCGCCCGCGTCGGGGTACTCCTTCAACTCCTTGATCAGGTTCTTGGCGGCCTTGTCGAACGGCGTCTGCTCGCCCGCGAACCCGCCCGCGACCTGGTGCAGGGTGGAGGGCTTGACGTCGATGGTGCCGCTGCTCGGCGTCGGCGTCCCCATCAGGCCGCGCCCCAGCCGCGCAGGACCGCCCGGTGCGCCGCCGCGTAGTTGATGTGGCCGGTCGTCACGATCTCGTGCAGCCACTTCTGGGCCGCCTGGAGGTCCTGGGCCGAGTGGTCCCACTCGTCGAGCTTGTCGACGAACATCTCCCGGGCCTCGCCCTGCCAGGACAGGACGACGGGCTCTACGCGCTCGTAGAGGTCGTCGATCCGGCCGTTGAGCTGCTTGAGGATGTCCTCGAGCTCCACCGCGAGGTGGTGGAGGGTGGTGAAGGTGACCGATATGTGGTCGTCGGCGTCGCTGGGCGGCACGGATCCCCCTTGTCGCTGTGCGCGTCTGCGGCTACGAGTCATGGCTACGGCTGCATCCGCGTACGGGCTTGCGGTCTACGGCTGCGTACGGGTGCGGCGGCGAATGGTGAACGTGCGGATGGCCGGGTGGACCGGCCGGATCAGAAGCTGTCCAGGCCGCTGCGCGGACGTGACGGCGGCGCGGGCGCCTCGACGTTCGGCGTGGACAGCTTGTCCGCCTCGGCCGCCACGTCGACGTCGACCTGGATGCGGCGGAACTGGTCGAGCTTGTCCAGTTCGAGCTGGGTGAAGCCGTCGCGGCTCATGCGGACCGCCTGCTCCAGGACCTTCATCACCTCGCGGATCCGTACGGCGTCCTCGGCCGCCGCCCGGTGAAAGCCCCGGTACGCCGTCGACGCCGGGCCGCTCCAGCCCGCCTCGATGCTGTCGACGATCGTGTCCATGCGCTTCACCTGCTGGTCCAGGTGGTCCTGCATGCCGTCCAGGTCGTCCGCGAGCTTGGTCAGCTTCTCGGGCGGAACCCGTAGATCTTTTGGATCGCCCATCACGCCGCTCCCCCGGTCACATGTGGCGCTCAACCCCCGTTGGTCGCACAGGAATTCTAGTGCACCGCGGGCCGGAATCCGATGGCCCTCCGGCTCCCCGTACGCAGGAGACCGCACCTGCCCGCAGGTGCCGCAATCCCGCGCGTTAGCCTCGAATCGGTCCACGTCCGCCCCGGGCCGGACATGACGGAGAAGCGAGGCAGTGATGGCGAAGGTACCGGCGGCCGCAGTGGCCGCGAGCGGGATTGTCGGCGGGTACGCCGTGGCGCGGTTCACGAAGAAGCGGCAGCTCGGCGGCGTGGTGCTGGCCGCCGCCGGCGTCGCGGCCGGGACTCGGTGGCGGCAGGCCGCCGGGGGACGGGTCGCCGCCGTGCTCGGTGGTGCCTACGTCGCCGCGTTCGCCGGGTCGCACCCGCTCGCCAAGAAGATGGGCGCCTGGCCCGCCGTGTTCACGGTCGCCGGGGGCGTCGCCGCCGCGTCGTACGTGCTGGCCGACCGGCGCGGCGCGTAAGGCGGACCCCTCCAGGGGCTACGCGCCCCGGTGCCCCAGCACGTTCACCACTCGCCCCTCCGGGTCCCGTACGAAGAAGCGGCGTACGCCCCACTCCTCGTCGCGGAGGTCGTGGACGATCTCGGCGCCTGATGCGCGCACCTGCGCGTAGACCGCGTCGACGTCCTCGACCTCCACGCTGAGGTCGGGGACCACGGGCGCGGTCGCCTCGTGGGTGAGGAAGCTGACCTGGGCCGTCGGGTTGGAGGGGGACGCGAGGGTCATCACCCACCCTTGGTTCATGACCTCCTCGAAGCCGAGCAGGCCGTAGAAGTCGCGGTTCTCGGCCATCGACTCCGGCGACCTCGTCGTGAGGTCCGGGACGATCCTGCGGATGGTCATCTGGGGCTCCCGTGCGGTGGGGTCAGGTCGGGGCGGTGCTCGGACCGGTCGGGCGGCACGCCGACCACCGGTCATCCTTGCCCAACGTTCCCCCTGAACGTCGACCTGTACGCCCCCGGCGGCACCCCGAGGCCCGCCTGGAAGTGCGCTCTGAGCGACGCGCCCGTGCCGAAGCCCGCCTCCGTCGCGATGCGGTCGACCGTGTGGTCGGTCTGCTCCAGGAGTTCGCGCGCGCGGTCCACGCGGCGCTGGGTCAGCCACTGGATGGGTGTGAGGCCGGTCTCCTCCCGGAAGCGGCGGCTGTACGTGCGCACGGACATGGCGTCGTGCGCGGCCAGTTCGGCGAGGGTGAGGGGCTCGGCGAGGCGGGTGAGGGCCCATGCGCGTGACGCGGACGTGGACGTCAACCCCTCTGATTCCACGGGGCGTTGGATGTACTGCGCCTGGCCGCCCTCCCGGTGCGGGGGCACCACCGTGCGGCGCGCCACCTCCGCCGCGACAGCCGCGCCGTGGTCGCGGCGGATCAGGTGGAGGCACAGGTCGATGCCCGCCGCCTCGCCCGCGGACGTGAGGATCCGGCCCTCGTCGACGTACAGGACGCCGGGGTCCACCGTCACGGACGGGAACGTGCGCGCGAAGAGGTCGGCCGACATCCAGTGCGTCGTCGCGCGCCGGCCGTCCAGGAGCCCCGCCGCCGCGAGCACGAACGAGCCCGTGCAGATGGAGGCGATGCGGCGGGGGGCGGATGCGCCCTCCGGCCCGCGCAGGGCCTCCGCCAGCTCCTCGGGCAGGCCGCCGGGCCGCAGGCCCTCGTCCGTCTCGTGCGACGCCGGCACGAGGACCGTGTCCGCCGCCGCCACCGTCGCCAGGCCGTGCTCCGCGTAGATCGGGAAGTCCGCGTCCGTTCGGATCCTGCCGGGGCGAGGGGCGCAGGTGCGGACGTCGTAGAGGGGCTCGCCCGCCGCGGACCTCGCCGTGCCGAACAGCTGGTGGACCAGGCCGAGTTCCATGGGCAGGACGCCGTCGCGGACGAGGACGGCGACGGTCCGGCGACCGCCGGGCGCCGGTGCCGCGGGCCTCACGGGAGTCATGGCCAGATTCTTTCACCTCATGGCCATCTGGCCAGTCGTGGCGGTGGGTGCCTCCGTCACAGGGTGAAGTCATGAAGAACTCCAGCCCCCGGCCGCACCCCCGGAAACCCGGCTCGCCCTGGACGGTCGCCGCCGGTGCCGCGCTCGCCATCGTCACGGCCGGGGCGTTCAGCACGCTCGCCGGTCTGCTCGTCGGGCCGCTCCACGAGGATCTCGGCTGGTCACGGGCGTCCGTCGGGCTCGGCTCGCTCGTGAACATGGTCGTGTACGGGGCGAGTGCCCCCTTCGCCGCGGCGCTCATGGACCGGTTCGGGATGCGGCGCGTCGCCGTCGGCGCCCTGTGTCTCGTCGGGGCCGGGGCCGGGCTCGCCACGACGATGACCGCGCCCTGGCAGTTCGTCCTGTACTGGGGCGTGCTGGTGGGCCTGGGGACGGGGGCCACGGCCACGACGTTCGCCGCGACCGTCACCGAACGGTGGTTCGTCGCGCGGCGCGGGCTCGTCACCGGGCTGCTCACGGCGGCGAGCGTGGTGGGGCAGTTCGTCTTCCTGCCCGTGCTGTCGTGGGTGATCGACGCGTACTCGTGGCGGGCGGCCGCCGCGGCTCTCGCGCTCGCCGCGGCCGGCGCGCTGCCCGTGGTGGGGGCCGCGGTGCGCGATCCGCGGAACGGGCCGTCCCTGGGGGAGGACGCCGCGCGGCGCGCCCTGCGCACGCTCGCCCGCGCCGCCCGCACCGGCCCGTTCTGGCTGCTCGCCGGGACCTTCGCCGTCTGCGGCGCCTCGACGAACGGGGTGATGTGGACGCACTTCGCGCCCGCCGCCCACGACCACGGGATGCCGGTGACCGTCGCCGCGTCGCTGCTGTCCCTCATCGGGATCTTCAATGTCGCGGGGACGGTGGCGTCCGGATGGCTGACGGACCGCGCCGATCCGCGCCACCTGCTCGCCGTGTACTACGCCCTGCGCGGCCTCACCCTCCTCGCGCTGCCGCTGCTCCTGACGTCGGCCGTGGACGCGCCGCTCGTCGCGTTCACCGTCGTCTTCGGGCTGCTCGACGTGGCGACCGTGCCGCCGACGATCGCGCTGTGCCGCGCCCACCACGGGGCGGACGCGCCGGTCGTGTTCGGCTGGGTGAGCGCCGCGCACCAGGTGGGGGCCGGGGCCGTGGCGTTCGCGGGCGGGATGGCGCGGGACGCCTTCGGCTCGTACGACCCGGTGTGGGTGGGCGCGGGCGCGCTGTGCGCGGGGGCGGCGCTCCTCGCGCTGACCGTGCGCAGGCCGCAGGGGCTGCGCGTCACGCCCCCAGCGCCCGCGACACCGCGTAGATCGCGAGCCCTGCCAGCGAGCCCACCACCGTGCCGTTGATCCGGATGAACTGCAGGTCACGGCCGATGTGCGCCTCGATCTTCTTCGAGGTGTGCTCGGCGTCCCAGCCCGCCACGGTGTCCGTGATCAGGGAGGTGATCTCCTTGCGGTACGTCGTCACGACGTACGTGGCCGCGCCCTCGACCCAGCCGTCGACCTTGTCCTGGAGGCGCGCGTCGGTCGCCATCCGGGAGCCGAGGGAGAGCAGCGAGGCCCGTACGCGCAGCCGCAGCTCGCTGCGCTCGTCCTCCGCCGCCGCGACGATCATGGCGCGGACCGCGGACCAGGCGGAGGCGATCAGGTCCTGGACCTCGGGACGGGCGATGACCTCGGACTTCAGTCGCTCGACGCGCGCCCGCGTGTCCGTGTCGGACTGGAGGTCGGAGGCGAAGTCGCCGAGGAAGCGGTCGAGGGCGCCGCGGGCCGGGTGCCCGGGCATGTCGCGCATCTCGGTGACGAAGCGCAGGAGTTCCTTGTAGACGCGGTCACCGATCTTCTTGTCGACGAACCGCGGGGTCCAGCCGGGGGCGCCGCCCTGCACCGCTTCCATCACGGAGTCCCCGTGCCGCACCAGCCAGTCGTGGGCCCGTGCGCAGATGAGGTCCACGGCCCGCTTGTGGCCGCCGTCGGCGACGACCCTCTCGAGCAGCTTGCCGATGCCGGGCGCGACCTCCTGGGCGTCGGCGCGGCGCGTGATGGCCTCGCCGACGACGGCCTGGACGTCCGAGTCGC
This window contains:
- a CDS encoding DUF445 domain-containing protein, which encodes MGEHARAGGSSFGTRPAPFGAGPGSFSPADVEKQRGVRRMKTTATGLLLLVAVIYVLAKWGQSSGAGAWAGYVAAAAEAGMVGALADWFAVTALFRRPLGLPIPHTAIIPTKKDQLGVSLGEFVGENFLSSDVVRKRLRAVGIGGRLGTWLAQPEHADRVTAELATALRGALTVLRDSDVQAVVGEAITRRADAQEVAPGIGKLLERVVADGGHKRAVDLICARAHDWLVRHGDSVMEAVQGGAPGWTPRFVDKKIGDRVYKELLRFVTEMRDMPGHPARGALDRFLGDFASDLQSDTDTRARVERLKSEVIARPEVQDLIASAWSAVRAMIVAAAEDERSELRLRVRASLLSLGSRMATDARLQDKVDGWVEGAATYVVTTYRKEITSLITDTVAGWDAEHTSKKIEAHIGRDLQFIRINGTVVGSLAGLAIYAVSRALGA